The DNA window AGGCCAGGGGGCCCAGCAAATACTATTTTCAGGGCAAAGTTACAATTTAGAAACAGGAAAGACCAAGACCCAAAGCCAGAGGCAAAATGAAAGCCAGAGTCTTTATGTGGGTCATCAAACAACATTTTAGAAGAGATAGAGATGGGATCACTCTTGCTACAGTTTGGACAGGGTGGTGTGTGAAAGACGGGTGGGGTGGTGACAAAGCTGGCATTTGCTTTCTTCACCTGGTAGATTACAGTTCACAGAATACCCTGGGAAGCTCTAAAAACCAGGATCGGTGTGGACAGAGGGTGgaaaatacatttatttgtttttttcctctttttaacaCTCTTTCAACCTTATATTTTTAGATTCCTGTTCATAGTGTTTctttacagaatttttttttcttattatagcAAGCACATCACAAGGACAGACATTTAATAATGTTAATTGTAGCTAATATTCATTCAGTGCTTAGAATGACCCAGCTATGAAACTAAGCCCTTTAAGCATTACATTTTAttatgtaaaataatattttatttacatttttacatcttattTAAATAAAGTTCATCAAGGTTATGGGAATGCTTCTTTTTAATATTAGCAGGAAGCTCATTTTGACATGGCAATTTCGCCCTCTGCTGGTGGTCAAGAGTTTCTGGACCATCTACCTTGTGAAACAACGCTGAACAATAGTATGCCAATGTGAGACTGTGGAACAGTTATGCACTACTTATAACTCTGACTTGCTAATTATAAGTTCAACAGCCTACTAATGCAGCAGTGAAAACATGATATATTCAGGTTAAAATAGGATtcggatttaaaaacaaaaaagttgtaTTCCAGAAACAGATGTTCAAGTATGGAGAGGAAATTTCCTCTGGTGAAGGTGGAGAACAAAGAGGAGAAATTTTATTAAAGTGTCTCAGAAGTAATATAGTTTAAAAAGGTGATTGGGAAAGAGCCACTTTTAAGGCTGTGTATTCAGAAAACAGGAAATAAGCTTCTGTCCTGAGGATATGTCATATGAcattagggaaaaataaaatggCAGTAACATAAGTGAAACACATTTataaccagattttttttttcaaaactgaaTAACTGGGAGAATGGACTAGTGCATATAGGGTAAATTTTTCTGGGTATGTAATTAGAAGACTTATcattcaaatgtttggatttgcaTTCCCACAGTTTCATGTGAAGAGCACCAGATTTAAAAAGCAGTCTCTCTGATTTTCTTCCTTATGAGAAAAACAAGTGTGAGACTCTAGCTATGATCCAGGAGTTGACAGATGATCAGATTTCTCCGAGCTGTATGTTCCTCTGTACAGGATCCTCAGGGGAAGGTATTTAAGATCATCTACAGGGAAACGCTAAGATTCATCTTAAGAAACATGGCCCTTCTTTTGACAATTATTCTTCATATGGTCCTCATGTCAACAGAATTCGTCATAGGGATTATAGTCAATGGATTTCTTATAATCATGAGCTGTAATGACTTGATCAAAAGCAGAAGGCTAATTCTATTACAAATCCTCTTACTATGTATAGGAATATCAAGATTTGGCCTGCAGATAATCTTAATAGTACAAAGTTTGTACTCTGTGTTCTTTCCACTTGCTTATCAGGCAAATATTTATGGGGCAAAGATGATGTTTTTCTGGATGTTTTTTAATTCTCTCAGTCTCTGGTTTGCCACCAGCCTTTCTATATTTTACTGTCTCAAGATTGCAACCTTCACTCATTCCTGTTTTCTTTGGCTGAAATTCAGGATTTCGAAGCTTATCCTCTGGCTGCTCCTGGTGAGCTTGCTGGCCTCTTTGAGCACTGCAGCGGTATGTACGAAGGTAGAATTACCTAAAATCGACTATGCTGATTTCTTCACAAACACCACACTGAAGAGTGCTACAGCCAagataaaaaacaacaatgaattgCTTCTTGTCAACTTGGCATTAATCCTTCCTCTCTTCATATTCGTGATGTGCACTTGCATGTTATTCATCTCTCTTTACAAGCACACTCACCGGATACAAAACGGACCTCATGGTTTTCCCAATGCCCAGAGAGAAGCCCATATAAATGCATTAAGAACAGTGATAACATTCTTTTGcttctttatttcttattttgctgCCTTCATGACAAATATGACATTTCAAATCTCTTACAGAAGTCAGCAGTTCTTTGTGGTGAAGGACATAATGGCAGCATACCCTGCCGGCCATTCGATTATAATCATCCTGAGTAACTCTAAGCTCCAGCAATCATTCAGGAGAATTCTCTGCCTCAAAAGGAAATGATGAAGATGAGGACAAAcatgaaatgaaatatttttccttGCCATGAgctcagtggacttacttgtgttTTATGTACTCCCTATCCCTTCTCTCTGACAATATCCTGCCCCCATTACACCCCAAGGGACACCAATTGTGGGAAGCTAATTCTGATATTTGATGGATAGGATATTTCTTCTTCAAGGGCTtatgtatttcaaaatattttgatggTAATACATGTTAGTAACTAGTGCTTGCAGTGGAATACCAGCTATATTTTAGAAACAAGAAAAAAGTTCTATGACTTTATTTGGTTAATCACTatttcagtttctttatctgtttcCAAGGTCACTGGGGGTTTTCTGGGTGAGATAAGgaaaagcaactccattttagttCAAAACTTGAAGCCATAGAATAATTTGGTTGTTTGGGGGCGCttaattatttttcaaagaagtTCATTAGTATAATGCAAACACAGGTTGAAAGTGTATGCCACAGCCACACATCCAGCTGTACTAGGTAAGATCTTTTGCTTCTGATTTCAGGTGGGGAGGTGATATGGTGCAAATCGAGCTTCAAGCATATATGTGCAATCAGTGCAATCCAAAGTCTCcattcttcacaaaataaagaaatattttttaatctcctgAAGTATTAAGCTTACTCTCAGAGAAAGTGTGGGGAAGTGAATAACAGTGAATTCTTAGCAGATTGAACATTAAACAATAGAGTTCTTAACTTCTTCCCAACTGGGAATCTTGTCTGGGGTATGGCAGCAACACATGTCTTGAAGATCTAAAGTAAAAGCTTTGAATTTGTTAATAGGTTTGAATTGATTCTTCTCTTTAAGGATCTTGAATAGTCTTGTTTGAGGGAAGAAAACTGTTTTTGCAATATCTTGCATTTCTTAGGATGCCTATTGGAATTTATAAACTCCTCTTTGCctcttaaacaaaaaaaaatgtgttgctaTTTAAATTGTAACACATTGCAATTAACGTGGATTAAATGTTGCTGGATGTGAAAAAACtagatatgtgtatgtatgtgtgcaatGATTTCTTACTGTGGTTAAGAACTGTGGTTAAGAACCTGGCCTCTCGGGCCAAATTGGATGGGTTTGCATCTGGCTAGCTGCTGAGTTAGCAGTGTGAACTTGGGCAAGTCATTAGACTCTGACCCCAcagtctcctcatctgtaaaatgagattataATGATACTTACTCCCAAATGTTGCTGTGTGTTTGGTTCTGTTAGCAAGTGTAAAACACTTTGGATGGTTCCTGGTACAGAGTCAAGGTCAGTTGGGCCCAAATATAGTATTACGTCAAGAAAAAGTTTCAATTGCCCTTATATGGAAGGCATGAGGTTTATTCCTCTAGTGTTTTGAAGTTggaaaaatagaattaaaatttgacattattactttaaaaaaagaggTAAAGGATACCTCTGTTTAGAATGATAAACAGGGTTAGCATTGTGATGAAGGAGAAAAGGTTAATAAATGAGGTGGCACAATATAACTTAGGAACCACCAGAGGATGACGAAAGGACAGGGAGTGTGTGGGGATGGGAGCGAAGAAGAAGAGGGGAGAGGCGGCAATGCTTGCTTTCCTCCTAGGTCTTAGGAAGGGTCACTGTGGTGACATCCCTGCTGGAATCACTGGGGATGCTGGACACAGGGATCTGGAAGAAGTGAGACTTCTGGAGAATTGCTCTGTAGCATGGTCATCAGTGGGACTGGACCATGAATAACTGAAGGAGGAGGCCTTAACCTAGTGAATTTGAGAGGACCCTTTACAGAGCTTTGGAGGTCGGTACCACGACACAGACATCTTTGGGCACAGTGAAGCTTGGCCAAGGTTAGTATAGGTACTCTTTGATAGCATCACATATCACTAGGTGTACCTGACTCATGTGTACACCAGTTTTACAGACAAATCTACCAAAGTTGATCTCTATTTCTGAGAGAAATCAGAAAGTCTTTCTTCCTCAGTGCAATCACATATCATTTGTTTAAAAATCTATGCTATAATATTGAATTTCTGTGATATAACCAGCATAATTGTCCTGAAATAACCCTGAGAACTTACCATAGGCTGCCTTGTCCCTGAACTGATTAGAATGGAGGACTCCTCCCTCCTCCTTGTGATAGAGGCTGCTTCCACAGGATGCTTTGCATTGGAAAAAAGGAATACAGCTTTGTTTAGGTACCCAAAATCATTAGATGCCAAACAGACACGTTTCCTGAATGCATCCTTTAAACAGCTGCTGTTAAAAGTCAGTAAGCTTAGTGCCAGATGACTTTCTAGTTTACTCTGCCCATCTGCCCCTGTTGGAAAATTTACTTTCAAGCTTGCTCTGTGTTGGAGTGCCCTGGTGCATCATCCTAGCCAGTATCGAAAATCTGtctctcttcttttctctgtTCTTTGATTGTAACTCTGTTACCTGATAAAGTCTATTCCAAAACCCACACTGCCTGACAAGTCAGATGATGGCCACAAAGAAGATACCTTGCACACTTTCAGGGATAAACTTAGACATGTCTAATTTTCAATATCCAGTCTTCTAGCACCTTGTTCTCTCAAGAAGTTTGCAAAAGCTACCTCCTTATTTCGAACTGTCAATTCTCCTACTGTTCTGATATGTACTTCCTACCATTTTATGGGCCTAAGTTTATGTAAATAACTGTTATTTTATTATCTCCTCACTTATGTTAAGCTTCAGTTCTTTCCTATCATGTTTGGTATTTCCAGTTTGGAAATTGTTCCCAGTGATAGAGAAGGTAATAAAATCAGAGTTAAAGTATTTAGCCACATGATGGCATCAGTTAATATTACTTTTGTACAATaaagaaactctttaattcttattttCTTGTGTCCCTTATTTCTTaacttatggaatatttataccacaaattatataattatataatatggaATATGTTCTATGACCAAATTATTATTATAGTGAATTTGAAGTTAATTCATTAGTATAAATTTGTTAAGTAGCTTTCCAAAATGTGCACATTCATTAAcacccagaaatacaaaaattGGTATATTGGGGTTTTTATTTGGTACAACTCCTTACTTTCTCAACTTTGTGGAAGTTGAAATACATGTTCTCATACATCCCATAGATTTTATGTGTGGTAAAATTTTATTATACATTCAGAATTATAAATGTAAGGGAACAGTCTTTGATGAGTCTATAATAATTTGAATCATTTCATTACAAAGTGATATTTCCATGGCAGAAAATTAATTCATGAGTGCATTAAAGAAAATTCAAAGTAGTTGTTTATGCTGTTCATCCATACAAATACCCCTCCCTTCTTCTCACATTTTTATTAAGTACCCTGCTGTCATCATGATCACTATTGTTCCCAGTTCCTCTAAGAAATCTTCAAAGATATTCTCAAACATCCTCTGATCTTTCTTTTACTAATTCCACATATGAATAACTCATGGCTGATCATTTGGCATTTAATACATTGTCTTATAAGATGCAGCCTTATAGGTTTTATCATTTCTAATCAATTActtataatatttttgaaatattagaccacattataatgtatttttaatCCTAGACAACTAATAATAGTGAACATCATATAAACTAGAATTTGAATATAGGCTTTTCATTAAGAGGCAGAAGATCAACATAAAGATAggttaattctatttttaaaattgtaagtAACTTAGTCAATTCACATTTACTGTTATttccatgataatatatatatatatattttaacattaGGGAAAACCCATAAAGAAGATTTGCTTTTCAGTTTATAAATTGtaacaaaattataaatcatGCACTGCCACCTAGTGGCAAGTTTACACTCTACatgaaataatggttaaaatggtcagaagattttgagaagggatatttgtccagaaaatattttattccacTAGTAAAAATAAGGAGAAATTAATAGTCAGGTCATAGGAAATTTTGGACTAAATGTGAGCAAACTGTTAATtccccaaaatataaaaataaaagaatccaaatcaaaattatttatggtatttaaaataaaaggaaCCTTGAATATAAACCAGATATTCAATGATATCAACGAATTTAAGTACAGTTTCTTAAAGATGTTATACTGTTGCTgtatttatgttttattatgTTTTTGGAAAAAGAATTCTGAAATAATTACTGATAAAATGATATGATGCTTCAAAATAGGAGAAATTGAAGAtatatttgaaaaactttttgtgaAACAAGATTGTCCATGAAATGGTAATTTGTAAAGCTGGATGATGGCTATGTGGAGATTTATTATCTATTTCTGTCTACtttgtatgtttaaatttttctatacaacaaaaatttatgttttaaaaaatttcatcaaGATATGTCCCTATGGAAAACAAGGTTTGGTTAATCAAGACTTTCTCCATAAATTGTTTAGTAAAACTCAGTAGGTTGGCCCATAGATTAGAAAGAATTGCATGTATCGGTTTTATAAAATGACTTCTGGAAAAATTAACTCAAACTTTTGAGTTCAAGTAAACAAAAAGGTTTAAACTATGTCttagaattgtgtgtgtgtgtgtgtgtgtgtgtgtgtgtgtgtgtgtgtgtgtaatgtcaAAGAGATTattaaacaaacagaaaaaaatgagttATCAGGATTGAATGGTTTTGTaaaaatggactggtgttcatattCTCTTTCTCTACTAAATTTCTTAGTATGTTGATTTTCTTGCCTTTGAAGTAATATGATGTCTTTATTGCTTCCTTGCTAGATTTTAGGCAACCTTAGAGATCctgatttcacttttttttctctctctgactTGAGTCCTTGAGAAAGTTACTTCAGTTTCTCAGTACACTATAGGAATAAAACTTAAATATACTTTGGGTTCTTTTGAAGAGCAAAGAATAAATGTTTGCCTTATCAACTACTTGTTATAGACTGTTTGTTAGTCTCCTTTGATATTATAGAAATTttgtagaaaaaaatttttgagatgTATATGTCTAGAAATTTTTGCCCAGACTCTTGGTTTCAAGTGATAAATGAAGTTTCCAATTTTTAATTAATGATTctgctttgtttttatttggaaTTCTTCCAGTTTTTCAATTTGACTAGCTCTTTGGAATCTATGTATTTCGTTATGTTACAATATATGAGATAAATTATGAAAGAATTAAttcatttgtatataatatagcaAGTGATGAGTTACACAtagtt is part of the Callospermophilus lateralis isolate mCalLat2 chromosome 1, mCalLat2.hap1, whole genome shotgun sequence genome and encodes:
- the LOC143403547 gene encoding taste receptor type 2 member 2-like; its protein translation is MALLLTIILHMVLMSTEFVIGIIVNGFLIIMSCNDLIKSRRLILLQILLLCIGISRFGLQIILIVQSLYSVFFPLAYQANIYGAKMMFFWMFFNSLSLWFATSLSIFYCLKIATFTHSCFLWLKFRISKLILWLLLVSLLASLSTAAVCTKVELPKIDYADFFTNTTLKSATAKIKNNNELLLVNLALILPLFIFVMCTCMLFISLYKHTHRIQNGPHGFPNAQREAHINALRTVITFFCFFISYFAAFMTNMTFQISYRSQQFFVVKDIMAAYPAGHSIIIILSNSKLQQSFRRILCLKRK